The Agromyces marinus genome window below encodes:
- a CDS encoding TIGR01777 family oxidoreductase: MRVLVAGASGFIGSAVRERLAGDGHDVVRLVRRRAQSDDEVSWSPGSGIIDFTIMDRVDAVLNLAGASLQRLPWTRRYRNEILESRVRATRTLADAMRKARTPPAVFLSGSAVGYYGDRPGELLTEHSSAGTGFLAEVVARWEAAARLAPEQTRTVLLRSGIVIGPGGVMRRLRLLSTLGVSGRLGTGGQHWPWISLDDEVGAIVRLLDSHASGPVNLVGPTPATADRVMAALAERLHRPYAIPVPERVLELAIGRAADDLILSSQKVRPQRLIDDGYRFAHPSIESALDAMLSADPARPNGPAR, encoded by the coding sequence GTGCGCGTCCTCGTCGCCGGAGCGTCCGGCTTCATCGGCTCTGCCGTCCGCGAGCGACTCGCCGGCGACGGGCACGACGTGGTGCGGCTCGTCCGGCGACGAGCGCAGTCCGACGACGAGGTGTCGTGGTCGCCCGGTTCGGGGATCATCGACTTCACGATCATGGACCGCGTCGACGCGGTGCTGAACCTCGCGGGCGCCTCACTTCAGCGGCTCCCCTGGACCCGCCGCTACCGAAACGAGATCCTCGAGTCGCGCGTGCGCGCGACCCGAACGCTCGCGGACGCCATGCGCAAGGCGCGAACCCCGCCCGCCGTGTTCCTCAGCGGCTCGGCCGTCGGGTACTACGGCGACCGGCCCGGCGAACTGCTGACGGAGCATTCGAGCGCGGGCACCGGGTTCCTCGCCGAGGTCGTCGCCCGATGGGAGGCCGCGGCGCGCCTGGCCCCCGAGCAGACCCGCACCGTGCTGCTGCGCAGCGGCATCGTCATCGGCCCGGGCGGCGTGATGCGACGGCTCCGACTGCTCTCCACGCTCGGCGTGTCCGGGCGGCTCGGCACGGGCGGCCAGCACTGGCCGTGGATCTCGCTCGACGACGAGGTCGGGGCGATCGTGCGACTGCTCGACTCGCATGCGTCGGGCCCGGTGAACCTGGTCGGGCCGACCCCCGCGACCGCCGACCGCGTCATGGCGGCGCTCGCCGAACGGCTGCATCGGCCCTACGCGATCCCCGTCCCCGAACGGGTCCTCGAGCTCGCCATCGGCCGCGCAGCCGACGACCTGATCCTCTCGAGCCAGAAGGTGCGCCCGCAGCGGCTCATCGACGACGGGTACCGGTTCGCGCACCCGAGCATCGAGTCGGCCCTCGACGCGATGCTCAGTGCTGATCCGGCTCGCCCGAACGGTCCAGCTCGATAG
- a CDS encoding ribonuclease J: MPDEIFDPQPLQPGTLRVTPIGGLGEVGRNMTCFEIDGKLLIVDCGVLFPEEHQPGVDLILPDFGFLEERIDDIVAVVLTHGHEDHIGAVPYLLRLRRDIPLVGSTLTLALVEAKLKEHRIAPYSLTVKEGQVEELGPFELEFVAVNHSIPDALAVAIHTDAGTVLATGDFKMDQLPLDGRLTDLREFARLGEEGVDLFLVDSTNADVPGFTPLERAIGPVLDEVIARSPRRVIVASFSSHVHRVQQVLDAAHANGRRVALLGRSMVRNMTIAADLGYLKVPEGVLVDYKKAGDIPDDEIVYMSTGSQGEPMAVLSRMANRDHQIEVGEGDTVILASSLIPGNENAVYRVIDGLTKLGANVVHKGNAKVHVSGHAAAGELLYCYNILQPRNVLPVHGEYRHLVANARLAQDTGIPAERTFIAENGTVLDLRDGEVTVAGQLDLGFVYVDGSTVGEITDADLKDRRILGEEGFISIIVVVDASTGRVIVGPEIHARGFAEDDAVFEDVKPKIVAALADAAQHGVHDPHALQQTLRRTVGTWVNRRLRRRPMLVPLVIEA, translated from the coding sequence ATGCCCGACGAGATCTTCGACCCCCAGCCGCTCCAGCCCGGAACGCTGCGGGTCACCCCCATCGGCGGCCTCGGCGAGGTCGGCCGCAACATGACGTGCTTCGAGATCGACGGCAAGCTGCTGATCGTCGACTGCGGCGTGCTCTTCCCCGAGGAGCACCAGCCCGGCGTCGACCTGATCCTGCCCGACTTCGGCTTCCTCGAGGAGCGCATCGACGACATCGTCGCGGTCGTGCTCACCCACGGCCACGAGGACCACATCGGCGCCGTGCCCTACCTGCTGCGCCTGCGACGCGACATCCCCCTCGTGGGCTCCACGCTCACGCTCGCGCTCGTCGAGGCCAAGCTCAAGGAGCACCGCATCGCGCCCTACAGCCTCACCGTCAAGGAGGGGCAGGTCGAGGAACTCGGGCCGTTCGAGCTCGAGTTCGTCGCGGTCAACCACTCGATCCCCGACGCACTCGCCGTCGCGATCCACACCGACGCGGGCACCGTGCTCGCGACGGGCGACTTCAAGATGGACCAGCTCCCGCTCGACGGGCGCCTGACCGACCTGCGCGAGTTCGCCCGCCTCGGAGAAGAGGGCGTCGACCTCTTCCTCGTCGACTCGACGAACGCCGACGTGCCCGGCTTCACCCCGCTCGAGCGCGCGATCGGCCCCGTGCTCGACGAGGTCATCGCCCGGTCGCCGCGTCGCGTGATCGTCGCGAGCTTCTCCAGCCACGTGCACCGCGTACAGCAGGTGCTCGACGCAGCCCACGCGAACGGACGCCGTGTCGCACTGCTCGGGCGCTCGATGGTGCGCAACATGACCATCGCCGCCGACCTCGGCTACCTCAAGGTTCCCGAGGGCGTGCTCGTGGACTACAAGAAGGCCGGCGACATCCCCGACGACGAGATCGTCTACATGTCGACGGGCTCGCAGGGCGAGCCGATGGCGGTCCTCAGCCGCATGGCCAACCGCGACCACCAGATCGAGGTCGGCGAGGGCGACACCGTGATCCTCGCGTCGAGCCTGATCCCGGGCAACGAGAACGCGGTCTACCGCGTGATCGACGGACTCACCAAGCTCGGCGCGAACGTCGTGCACAAGGGCAACGCGAAGGTGCACGTCTCTGGGCACGCCGCCGCGGGTGAACTGCTGTACTGCTACAACATCCTGCAGCCGAGGAACGTCCTGCCGGTCCACGGCGAGTACCGCCACCTCGTCGCGAACGCGCGCCTCGCGCAGGACACCGGCATCCCCGCCGAGCGCACCTTCATCGCCGAGAACGGCACCGTGCTCGACCTGCGCGACGGCGAGGTCACCGTCGCCGGCCAGCTCGACCTCGGATTCGTGTACGTCGACGGTTCGACGGTCGGCGAGATCACCGACGCCGACCTGAAGGACCGCCGCATCCTCGGCGAGGAGGGGTTCATCTCGATCATCGTCGTCGTGGACGCCTCGACCGGGCGCGTGATCGTGGGCCCCGAGATCCACGCGCGCGGCTTCGCCGAGGACGACGCGGTCTTCGAGGACGTCAAGCCCAAGATCGTGGCTGCGCTGGCGGATGCCGCCCAGCACGGCGTCCACGACCCGCACGCGTTGCAGCAGACGCTGCGTCGCACGGTCGGCACCTGGGTGAACCGCCGCCTGCGTCGCCGCCCGATGCTCGTGCCGCTCGTCATCGAGGCGTAG
- a CDS encoding type IV toxin-antitoxin system AbiEi family antitoxin domain-containing protein, which yields MPIDPVRACAALGGIASRAELLRAGASRSTMHRAVRANDLLRLRQGVYAVADLPDEVRAAAAHGGALTCAPRLRFAGLWLLAEQHGVHVAIPGRGRMFEHVGCVCVTHRADAPARGGMVPVVHALAHLRRCAGAEDFVVALESALRLGVLEEPGRAALRALVPKHAWALVDDARTDADSGLESLLRHRLNRLGISLQSQVSIPGVGRVDFVLGDRLILEVDGRDNHDGPSKRHRDLVRDSVAAAHGFDTLRFDYAMVVHDWPVVEAAILGKVERNLHLRRPYVG from the coding sequence ATGCCCATCGATCCCGTTCGCGCATGCGCCGCGCTGGGCGGCATCGCCAGCAGGGCCGAACTGCTTCGCGCGGGTGCGTCGCGCTCGACGATGCACCGGGCGGTGCGGGCGAACGACCTGCTGCGACTGCGCCAGGGGGTGTACGCCGTCGCGGACCTCCCCGACGAAGTGAGGGCGGCCGCCGCGCACGGCGGCGCGCTCACCTGCGCCCCGCGGCTCCGGTTCGCAGGTCTCTGGCTGCTCGCCGAGCAGCACGGCGTGCACGTCGCGATCCCCGGTCGCGGCCGGATGTTCGAGCACGTGGGTTGCGTGTGCGTCACCCACCGGGCCGACGCTCCCGCCAGGGGAGGTATGGTGCCCGTGGTCCATGCCCTGGCGCATCTGCGGCGTTGCGCGGGCGCGGAGGATTTCGTCGTGGCGCTCGAGTCCGCGTTGCGGCTCGGCGTGCTCGAAGAGCCCGGGCGGGCGGCGTTGCGCGCGTTGGTCCCGAAGCATGCATGGGCACTCGTCGACGATGCGAGAACGGATGCCGACAGCGGACTCGAGTCGCTGCTGCGCCACCGGCTGAACCGTCTGGGAATCTCGCTGCAGTCGCAGGTGAGCATCCCCGGGGTCGGTCGGGTCGACTTCGTCCTGGGAGACCGGCTCATCCTCGAGGTCGACGGGCGCGACAACCACGACGGACCGTCGAAACGGCACCGCGACCTGGTGCGGGATTCGGTCGCAGCGGCGCACGGCTTCGACACCCTGCGCTTCGACTACGCCATGGTCGTCCACGACTGGCCGGTCGTCGAGGCCGCGATCCTCGGCAAGGTCGAGCGGAACCTTCACCTTCGTCGGCCGTACGTCGGATGA
- the dapA gene encoding 4-hydroxy-tetrahydrodipicolinate synthase codes for MTADGEVAWDDVEKHIDDVISAGADGIVVTGTTGETSTLTDAEKLRLVEVGKDVAAGRAKIITGGGSNETAHAIELYKASEKAGADGIMIVTPYYNKPTQAGILTHFRLVADATDLPVILYDIPGRTGVPIAYETILRLAKHPNILAVKDAKGDFSQVSRVLNQTDLMYFSGDDANVLPHLSIGATGLIGVTANIAPAPYRAIVDAVNRGDLAAATAEHRRLEPLVRAAMTHVPGTVASKYILHGLGRIGSPRVRLPLVGPEEWEAALIEDELDLVQGVPGVDFHNFRPDRNAAAGGALPKVAGTTR; via the coding sequence ATGACGGCGGACGGCGAGGTCGCGTGGGACGACGTCGAGAAGCACATCGACGACGTCATCAGCGCCGGCGCCGACGGGATCGTGGTCACGGGCACGACCGGTGAGACCTCGACGCTCACCGATGCCGAGAAGCTGCGCCTCGTCGAGGTCGGCAAGGACGTCGCCGCGGGCCGCGCGAAGATCATCACGGGCGGCGGGTCGAACGAGACCGCGCACGCCATCGAGCTCTACAAGGCCAGCGAGAAGGCCGGCGCCGACGGCATCATGATCGTCACGCCCTACTACAACAAGCCCACCCAGGCCGGAATCCTCACGCACTTCCGCCTCGTCGCGGATGCGACCGACCTGCCCGTGATCCTCTACGACATCCCCGGCCGGACCGGCGTGCCCATCGCGTACGAGACCATCCTGCGCCTGGCCAAGCACCCGAACATCCTGGCTGTGAAAGACGCCAAGGGCGACTTCAGCCAGGTGAGCCGCGTGCTCAACCAGACCGACCTCATGTACTTCTCGGGCGACGACGCCAACGTGCTGCCGCACCTCTCGATCGGCGCGACCGGCCTCATCGGCGTGACCGCGAACATCGCGCCCGCGCCGTACCGCGCCATCGTGGACGCCGTCAATCGGGGCGACCTCGCGGCCGCGACCGCCGAGCACCGTCGGCTCGAACCGCTCGTGCGAGCCGCGATGACGCACGTGCCAGGCACCGTCGCGTCGAAGTACATCCTCCACGGACTCGGCCGGATCGGCAGCCCGCGCGTGCGCCTTCCGCTCGTCGGCCCCGAGGAATGGGAGGCTGCCCTCATCGAGGACGAGCTCGACCTCGTCCAGGGCGTGCCCGGCGTCGACTTCCACAACTTCCGGCCCGACCGCAACGCCGCCGCCGGCGGCGCACTGCCGAAGGTGGCCGGCACCACGCGCTGA
- a CDS encoding thymidylate synthase, translating into MASAIPTPYEDLLRDVLEHGTPKADRTGTGTRSVFGRQLRFDLAQGFPLITTKRVHFKSVALELLWFLRGDSNVRWLQERGVSIWDEWADAAGELGPVYGVQWRSWPTPSGEQVDQIAQVIDEIRRNPDSRRLVVSAWNPADIPDMALAPCHALFQFHVADGRLSCQLYQRSADLFLGVPFNIASYALLTHLIAQQTGLEVGDFVWTGGDCHIYDNHVEQVRTQLERDPYPYPTLRVAPRASIDEYEFADFEVVGYEHHPAIRAAVAV; encoded by the coding sequence GTGGCCAGCGCGATTCCGACTCCGTACGAAGACCTCCTCCGCGATGTGCTCGAGCACGGCACGCCGAAGGCGGACCGCACCGGCACCGGAACGCGCAGCGTCTTCGGCCGTCAGCTGCGCTTCGACCTCGCGCAGGGGTTCCCGCTCATCACGACCAAGCGCGTCCACTTCAAGTCCGTCGCGCTCGAGCTGCTGTGGTTCCTGCGGGGCGATTCGAACGTGCGGTGGCTCCAGGAACGCGGCGTGAGCATCTGGGACGAGTGGGCGGATGCCGCGGGCGAGCTCGGCCCGGTCTACGGCGTGCAGTGGCGCAGCTGGCCTACCCCGTCGGGCGAGCAGGTCGACCAGATCGCTCAGGTGATCGACGAGATCCGCCGCAACCCCGACTCGCGTCGGCTCGTCGTGTCGGCCTGGAACCCGGCCGACATCCCCGACATGGCGCTCGCGCCGTGTCATGCGCTGTTCCAGTTCCATGTCGCCGACGGCCGCCTCTCGTGCCAGCTCTACCAGCGCAGCGCGGACCTGTTCCTCGGCGTGCCGTTCAACATCGCCTCGTACGCGCTGCTCACGCACCTGATCGCGCAGCAGACCGGGCTCGAGGTCGGCGACTTCGTGTGGACCGGCGGCGACTGCCACATCTACGACAACCACGTCGAGCAGGTGCGCACGCAGCTCGAGCGCGACCCGTACCCGTATCCGACCCTGCGCGTGGCCCCGCGCGCGTCGATCGACGAGTACGAGTTCGCCGACTTCGAGGTCGTCGGATACGAGCACCACCCCGCGATCCGCGCGGCCGTCGCGGTATGA
- a CDS encoding OsmC family peroxiredoxin — MALTSEATTVWTGTLFEGSGTTRLDSSKVAEFAVNWTARAEGEAGTTNPEELLGAAHSACFSMALSNILTKAGHAPESIQTTAAVTFQPGEGVTGSHLLVSARVPGVTEAEFEAFAEDAKVNCPISKALAGTTITIEAELA; from the coding sequence ATGGCACTGACGAGCGAAGCGACCACGGTCTGGACGGGAACCCTCTTCGAGGGTTCGGGCACGACGCGACTCGATTCGTCGAAGGTCGCCGAGTTCGCCGTGAACTGGACGGCACGCGCCGAGGGCGAGGCCGGCACGACCAACCCCGAGGAACTGCTCGGTGCGGCGCACTCGGCCTGCTTCTCGATGGCGCTGTCGAACATCCTCACCAAGGCCGGACACGCACCCGAGAGCATCCAGACGACCGCCGCCGTGACCTTCCAGCCGGGCGAAGGCGTCACGGGCAGCCACCTGCTCGTGAGCGCACGCGTGCCGGGGGTCACCGAGGCGGAGTTCGAGGCGTTCGCCGAGGACGCGAAGGTGAACTGCCCGATCTCGAAGGCCCTCGCCGGCACGACCATCACCATCGAGGCGGAACTCGCGTAG
- a CDS encoding dihydrofolate reductase has product MSRIGLIWAEARGGVIGAGGGMPWHVPEDLAHFKRTTAGSPVIMGRRTWDSLPPRFRPLPGRANIVVTRRADWHVDGAERAASVGEAIELANSHASAAADGRIWVIGGAEIFARTIGLADRLVVTELDVDVDGDTFAPDRSGWPVVSSDPVEGWHDSSSGIRYRFLTLER; this is encoded by the coding sequence GTGAGCCGAATCGGACTCATCTGGGCGGAGGCGCGCGGGGGAGTCATCGGCGCGGGCGGCGGCATGCCCTGGCACGTGCCCGAAGACCTGGCGCACTTCAAGCGCACGACCGCCGGATCGCCCGTGATCATGGGCCGGCGAACCTGGGACTCGCTCCCGCCGAGGTTCCGTCCGTTGCCGGGCCGGGCGAACATCGTCGTGACGCGCCGGGCCGACTGGCACGTCGACGGCGCCGAGCGCGCGGCATCCGTCGGCGAGGCGATCGAGCTCGCGAACTCGCACGCGTCGGCCGCAGCGGACGGCCGCATCTGGGTCATCGGCGGCGCCGAGATCTTCGCGCGCACGATCGGCCTGGCCGACCGCCTCGTCGTCACCGAACTCGACGTCGACGTCGACGGGGACACGTTCGCACCCGACCGCTCGGGCTGGCCGGTCGTGTCGTCCGACCCCGTCGAGGGATGGCACGACTCGAGCTCCGGCATCCGCTACCGCTTCCTCACCCTCGAGCGCTGA
- a CDS encoding FtsK/SpoIIIE family DNA translocase has protein sequence MAPSTKSNGRASRASGRGSSARTAPTKKLPAQRASTSSRSAAKPDQPGLLVRAWMGLAHMTGGAARALGPETLAKEERRDGLPFFLVLMAITGAVVEWFFINDEVARSLDAYTFGGLFGRVAFALPVVMLMFAVWLFRHPSSVHDNTRIGIGLGMLLITVSGLCHLFGGQPEPSEGMPSLAQAGGILGWMLAAPLIFLITEVGAGIVLVVLVLLSLLILTKTPPTRVPQRFRELYEWLFGALEGADAEAGEPATSESKPKRRSKADRTEQVELDGVDDDETPSGGLLPWWRRNASNREEDPDFTGSGAEGLTEVFGEGSAAGSFETPLEGVRPADPYGAGVIDDLERAESALQRFTGEVAPGGTGLLGDDPGATQVLAPAGAGAPAGTAGATTADAAAGADAAPDLDPEDHHPDRPYHLPASSTLAAGAPGKTRSAVNDEVVRQITGVLEQFNVDAKVTGFSRGPTVTQYEIELGPGVKVERVTALSKNLSYAVASNEVRILSPIPGKSAIGVEIPNADRETVTLGDVLRSGAAVNAKHPMTIGVGKDVGGGYVVANLAKMPHLLVAGSTGSGKSSFVNSMITSLLMRAKPAEVRMVLIDPKRVELAPYAGVPHLITPIITNPKKAAEALQWVVKEMDMRYDDLASFGFRHIDDFNAAVVGDEIKLPAGSERKLKPYPYLLVVVDELADLMMVAPRDVEDSIVRITQLARASGIHLVLATQRPSVDVVTGLIKANVPSRLAFAVTSVTDSRVILDQPGADKLIGQGDALFLPMGASKPIRVQGAWVTETEIDRVVKHVTRQARPEYRKDVEAAVERKEIDSDIGDDLELLLAAAELVVSTQFGSTSMLQRKLRVGFAKAGRLMDLLESREIVGPSEGSKARDVLVTPEQLPGVLARLRGEEPSTPAAPAASASPEQPPAAAPATQPGPSEVDDRYDDPVGRIPEGLEEVEAGPDEDAWGLTGRD, from the coding sequence ATGGCTCCGAGCACCAAGTCGAACGGCCGCGCGTCGCGCGCGTCCGGGCGCGGCTCGTCGGCGCGCACGGCACCTACGAAGAAGCTGCCGGCCCAGCGCGCGTCGACGAGTTCCCGCAGCGCCGCGAAGCCCGATCAACCCGGGCTGCTCGTGCGCGCCTGGATGGGACTCGCGCACATGACGGGTGGTGCGGCGCGCGCGCTCGGCCCCGAGACGCTCGCGAAGGAGGAGCGCCGCGACGGCCTGCCCTTCTTCCTGGTGCTCATGGCGATCACCGGAGCGGTCGTCGAGTGGTTCTTCATCAACGACGAGGTCGCGCGCTCGCTCGACGCGTACACGTTCGGCGGGCTGTTCGGGCGGGTGGCGTTCGCGCTTCCGGTCGTGATGCTCATGTTCGCGGTGTGGCTGTTCCGGCACCCGAGTTCGGTGCACGACAACACGCGCATCGGCATCGGGCTGGGCATGCTGCTCATCACCGTCTCCGGCCTGTGCCACCTGTTCGGCGGGCAGCCCGAGCCGAGCGAGGGCATGCCCTCGCTCGCGCAGGCGGGCGGCATCCTCGGCTGGATGCTCGCGGCGCCGCTCATCTTCCTCATCACCGAGGTGGGCGCGGGCATCGTCCTCGTCGTCCTCGTGCTGCTCTCCCTGCTGATCCTGACCAAGACGCCGCCGACGCGGGTGCCCCAGCGGTTCCGCGAACTGTACGAGTGGCTCTTCGGTGCACTGGAGGGAGCGGATGCCGAGGCTGGGGAGCCCGCGACGTCCGAGTCCAAGCCCAAGCGCCGCTCGAAGGCGGACCGCACCGAGCAGGTCGAGCTCGACGGGGTCGACGACGACGAGACCCCCTCGGGCGGCCTGCTGCCGTGGTGGCGCCGCAACGCGTCGAACCGCGAGGAGGATCCGGACTTCACCGGCTCCGGTGCCGAGGGCCTCACCGAGGTGTTCGGCGAGGGTTCGGCCGCCGGCAGCTTCGAGACTCCGCTCGAGGGCGTTCGTCCCGCAGATCCGTACGGTGCCGGGGTCATCGACGACCTCGAGCGCGCCGAGTCGGCGCTGCAGCGCTTCACGGGCGAGGTCGCGCCCGGCGGCACGGGCCTGCTCGGCGACGACCCGGGCGCGACCCAGGTGCTCGCACCTGCGGGCGCGGGTGCGCCGGCCGGCACCGCCGGCGCGACGACGGCGGATGCCGCGGCCGGAGCAGATGCCGCACCCGACCTCGATCCCGAGGACCACCACCCGGATCGGCCGTACCACCTGCCCGCGTCGTCGACGCTGGCGGCGGGTGCGCCGGGCAAGACCCGTTCGGCGGTCAACGACGAGGTCGTGCGCCAGATCACGGGCGTCCTCGAGCAGTTCAACGTCGACGCGAAGGTGACCGGGTTCTCACGCGGTCCGACGGTCACGCAGTACGAGATCGAACTCGGTCCCGGGGTCAAGGTCGAACGCGTGACCGCGCTGTCGAAGAACCTCTCGTACGCGGTCGCGTCGAACGAGGTGCGCATCCTCTCGCCGATCCCCGGCAAGTCCGCCATCGGCGTCGAGATCCCGAACGCCGACCGCGAGACGGTCACGCTCGGCGACGTGCTCCGCTCGGGCGCTGCGGTCAACGCCAAGCACCCGATGACGATCGGCGTCGGAAAAGACGTCGGCGGCGGGTACGTCGTGGCGAACCTCGCGAAGATGCCGCACCTGCTCGTGGCCGGCTCCACCGGTTCGGGCAAGTCGAGCTTCGTGAACTCGATGATCACGAGCCTGCTCATGCGCGCGAAGCCCGCCGAGGTGCGGATGGTGCTCATCGACCCCAAGCGCGTCGAGCTCGCGCCGTACGCGGGGGTGCCGCACCTCATCACGCCGATCATCACGAACCCGAAGAAGGCGGCGGAGGCGCTGCAGTGGGTCGTGAAGGAGATGGACATGCGCTACGACGACCTCGCGTCGTTCGGGTTCCGTCACATCGACGACTTCAACGCGGCCGTGGTGGGCGATGAGATCAAGCTGCCCGCCGGCAGCGAGCGCAAGCTCAAGCCGTACCCGTACCTGCTCGTCGTGGTCGACGAGCTCGCCGACCTCATGATGGTCGCCCCGCGCGACGTCGAGGACTCGATCGTTCGCATCACGCAGCTCGCCCGCGCGTCGGGCATCCACCTCGTGCTGGCCACGCAGCGGCCGTCGGTCGACGTCGTGACCGGCCTGATCAAGGCCAACGTGCCGTCGCGCCTCGCGTTCGCGGTGACGAGCGTCACCGATTCCCGGGTCATCCTCGACCAGCCGGGCGCCGACAAGCTCATCGGCCAGGGCGACGCGCTGTTCCTGCCGATGGGGGCCTCGAAGCCGATCCGCGTGCAGGGTGCGTGGGTCACCGAGACCGAGATCGACCGCGTGGTGAAGCACGTCACTCGTCAGGCGCGCCCCGAGTACCGAAAGGACGTCGAGGCCGCGGTCGAGCGGAAGGAGATCGACTCCGACATCGGCGACGACCTCGAGCTGCTGCTCGCCGCCGCGGAACTCGTCGTCTCGACCCAGTTCGGGTCGACGTCGATGCTGCAGCGCAAGCTCCGCGTCGGGTTCGCCAAGGCGGGCCGCCTCATGGACCTCCTCGAGTCGCGCGAGATCGTCGGGCCGTCCGAGGGTTCGAAGGCGCGCGACGTGCTCGTGACGCCCGAGCAGCTCCCCGGGGTGCTCGCGAGGCTGCGCGGCGAGGAACCGTCGACGCCGGCCGCGCCCGCGGCATCCGCTTCGCCCGAGCAACCGCCGGCCGCAGCGCCGGCGACGCAGCCCGGGCCGAGCGAGGTCGACGACCGCTACGACGACCCGGTCGGCCGGATCCCCGAGGGCCTCGAAGAGGTCGAGGCCGGCCCCGACGAGGATGCCTGGGGGCTCACCGGACGGGACTGA
- the pgsA gene encoding CDP-diacylglycerol--glycerol-3-phosphate 3-phosphatidyltransferase translates to MTAPEGRARVSNWNLPNAITVVRIVMAPVFFWLLLADAGADGPMRWWAAAIFVVAISTDWVDGHLARSRGLVTDLGKLLDPIADKLLTSGALVCLSILGELWWWVTILIVVREVGITVWRLVEVSRGTVVPASSGGKAKTFTQAIAISLLLTPLWLFLGDWYLWLGWACMAAALVLTVWSGLLYVRDAIRLGREHRAGAQ, encoded by the coding sequence ATGACCGCTCCCGAGGGCCGTGCACGCGTCTCGAACTGGAACCTGCCGAACGCGATCACGGTCGTCCGGATCGTCATGGCGCCCGTGTTCTTCTGGCTGCTGCTCGCCGATGCAGGCGCCGACGGGCCGATGCGCTGGTGGGCAGCGGCCATCTTCGTCGTCGCGATCTCGACCGACTGGGTCGACGGCCATCTGGCGCGCTCCCGGGGGCTCGTGACCGACCTCGGCAAGCTGCTGGATCCGATCGCCGACAAGCTGCTCACGAGCGGCGCGCTCGTGTGCCTGTCGATCCTCGGCGAGCTGTGGTGGTGGGTCACGATCCTCATCGTCGTGCGCGAGGTCGGCATCACGGTCTGGCGGCTCGTCGAGGTGAGCCGGGGCACGGTGGTCCCGGCATCGTCGGGGGGCAAGGCGAAGACGTTCACGCAGGCGATCGCGATCTCGCTCCTCCTGACGCCGCTGTGGCTGTTCCTCGGCGACTGGTACCTGTGGCTGGGCTGGGCGTGCATGGCGGCCGCGCTCGTGCTCACGGTCTGGTCGGGCCTGCTGTACGTGCGCGACGCGATCCGCCTCGGGCGCGAGCACCGGGCCGGCGCGCAGTGA
- a CDS encoding CinA family protein, whose amino-acid sequence MSDAAELVARLRERGRTVACAESLTGGLLSATIVDVPGASEVLLGGVVAYATELKRALVGVDERLLAERGPVDPEVAEQLAERIRALCAVAGRAADLGLATTGVAGPDPQGGFPPGRVHLGIASPRGVRSVELDLPGDRAAVRRGSVDRALAEALVELDALDAASVG is encoded by the coding sequence GTGAGCGACGCGGCGGAACTCGTCGCGCGGCTTCGGGAGCGCGGGCGCACGGTGGCGTGCGCCGAATCGCTCACGGGCGGGCTGCTGTCCGCGACCATCGTCGACGTGCCCGGCGCCTCGGAGGTGCTCCTCGGCGGGGTCGTCGCCTATGCGACCGAGCTCAAGAGGGCGCTCGTCGGCGTCGACGAGCGGCTGCTCGCCGAACGGGGACCCGTCGACCCGGAGGTCGCCGAACAACTGGCCGAGCGGATCCGCGCGCTCTGCGCGGTCGCCGGCCGTGCGGCCGATCTCGGGCTCGCGACCACCGGCGTCGCCGGGCCCGACCCCCAGGGCGGATTCCCCCCGGGGCGGGTCCACCTCGGCATCGCCTCACCGCGCGGCGTCCGCTCGGTCGAGCTGGACCTGCCGGGCGATCGTGCGGCCGTTCGCCGCGGGAGCGTCGACCGGGCGCTCGCCGAGGCGCTCGTCGAGCTCGACGCGCTGGACGCGGCATCCGTCGGGTGA